A stretch of DNA from Candidatus Poribacteria bacterium:
CACCGAGGGTGTCCACAACATCCACCGCAAAACCATCAACATAGCCTTCAGCGGAACCGTTCGTGTAATAACATCCGCGTTCACCTAACGTGACAACGATCAATTTTGCACCGAGCCCAAGGATACGGTCAATCCCATTTGCCAATTCGACATCGTCCGTAATAAATTCCCACTCTTCTTCCGAAATTTTGACGATATCTGCGTAAGGCATCACTTCCCAGATCCAGTGCTTGGCATCATTCTCCTCATCCCAGAGCATCAACCGTAAATTCGGATCGTAAGAGAGCGTCGCACCACCCGCTTTTGCAGACTGGATTGCGTGAAGGGTCGCCTCTCGGCTCGGCGAATGGCTGAGGCTGACAGAGCCGTAGTGGAAGAGTTCCGCCGATTGAACATAGTTAGCGTCGATTTCATCAGGAGAGAGTTGGATGTCGGCACCTGGATGTCGATAGAAGGTGATGTCTTTCATACCATCAGATCGCGTGGCAACGAAGGCTAAGGTCGTGCGAGACCCTTCACCTGCGATGAGGTAGTCGGTATTAACACTGTTCTGTTGGAGCGTTTCGCGTAAGAAATCGCCGAACGCGTCTGCACCGACTTTACCGATAAACCCAGCATCCATGCCGAGTTTCGCTAAACCGACGGCAACGTTAGCAGGAGCACCCCCTGGGGCTTTCACAAATCCTGGGGCTTCTGTGAGTGTCACATCAGGGGTTGTGGAGACAAAGTCGATAAGGAGTTCACCGATACATAAAGCTTTTGGCATAGTGGATTGTTCCTTCAAAATGTAGTGCGTAGGTCTTGCGCCTGTCCCGTCTGTGCGGATCGGTATCCCGCATCGAAAATTTCTATCACATGTCGAGCATGCTCCGCCGTGACGATCGTCGGTTTATCTTCACGAATCCAATCCACTAACTGCATAATATCCTCATAGACGTGCGATTCCTGAATGCTACGATGCGGTCCCACAACATGTGGGAGTTCTCCGTCTGGTGCATCAATGAGGTTTCCATTCAGCAAATTGCCTTCAATCGTGCCACTGGTGCCGTGAATTGCCAGCCTACCCCTGACGACGGAGCCAGCGGCGGCACCATAGACAAAGCCGTAGAACGCCTCGCCGAAGTCAAGGAGAATAAAGGTGTTGTCGTCCATGTCGCATGGGAGCATCTCGCCTCGGAATTCGCGTTCCTTGAGGCGAACACCCGAGAACGCCGTTACACGTTTCGCAGGTCCGAGGATACCGGTCAACGTATGCAAGCCGTAAACAGTCATGTCATAGAGCGGTCCGCCACCCGGTTTACGGAAATACCACGCTGGATTGATGTTGGAGAGCGGATCGTCTCCCTGTCGAACGGATTCGTTTTCATGGTATCTTCCGAAAGCAGATCCAGCCGCTGCCCATGTCAACGTTCCGATCACACCATCAGCAATAAGACTACGGATTTCTTGATGGATCGGGCGGAGCATCTCCCCAGGGGAAGCCACTAATTTCACGCCTCTACGTGCCGCCGATTCAATCAGGTCATCCGCCTCATCGACGGTAGTTGTCATTGTTTTATTGAAATGCGCGTGAAGACCGTGTTCAATCGCGAGTTTCCCCTGCTCATAATGCAAGCCGATAGGCGATGCGATACTGACCGCATCTACATGTCCGTCTGCTAAGAGTGCCTCATAAGTTTCATACGCATACGGGACGTTGAATTTTTCAGATGCCGCTTGCGCTCTACCG
This window harbors:
- a CDS encoding Gfo/Idh/MocA family oxidoreductase; its protein translation is MSTSDRVRIGVVGVGSISVRGILPHLTQDDVQDRLQVTAVCDPVPGRAQAASEKFNVPYAYETYEALLADGHVDAVSIASPIGLHYEQGKLAIEHGLHAHFNKTMTTTVDEADDLIESAARRGVKLVASPGEMLRPIHQEIRSLIADGVIGTLTWAAAGSAFGRYHENESVRQGDDPLSNINPAWYFRKPGGGPLYDMTVYGLHTLTGILGPAKRVTAFSGVRLKEREFRGEMLPCDMDDNTFILLDFGEAFYGFVYGAAAGSVVRGRLAIHGTSGTIEGNLLNGNLIDAPDGELPHVVGPHRSIQESHVYEDIMQLVDWIREDKPTIVTAEHARHVIEIFDAGYRSAQTGQAQDLRTTF